CGCACTGATCGCCGTGTTCGTCGGAACACCGGCTCTGGCCATGGAGGGCATGCCCGCCCGCTTCGGTCAAATCCTGGTGGACCAGTTGGAAGCCCGCGACGCCGACGACGGCACCGTGGCGGCCTGGTCCGCCAACGCCTGGTACGGCGGTGATATCAACAAGCTGTATTTCGCCACCGAAGGCGAGCGACTCATGGACCGGGGCGGCGAAACCGAGAGTCTGGAAACCCGGCTGGCCTGGAGCCGTGCCTTCGCGCCTTACTGGGACTGGCAACTGGGTGTACGCCGGGACTGGCAACCGGACGATCCCAACCGGGATTGGGTCAGTGTCGGGGTGATGGGTGTTGCTCCCTACTTCTTCGAGACCGAGGCCAACCTGTTCCTGGGCGAATCCGGCCACAGCGAACTGCGTCTGGAAGCGGAATACGAGTTGCTGTTCACGCAGCGGCTGATCCTGACTCCGGAAGTGGAAGCCAGCCTGTACGGCAAGGAGGATCGGGACCTCGGTATCGGCCAGGGGCTCGCCACGGTGGAAGCGGGATTGCGGTTGCGCTATGAAATCCGCCGCGAGTTCGCCCCTTACATTGGCGTACATTGGGAGAAGAAATTCGGCGACACCGCCGACTTCGCCCGTGACCACGGCGAGGACACCAGTGACACCATGCTGGTGGCCGGTATCCGGGTCTGGTACTAGAGGGGGAAGAGAGCCGGCGGACAGCGCTCCAGGACACGGGAGAAGCACGGTCCTGGAGCGCTGCCCGCCGGCTCCCAACAAGCTCTATTGGTGTGCCCGTGAATTGTGAGGTATCAAACCTCGAATTCCTGGCTTTCCAATTCACGCAGGTGGGCATTGTTGTCCACCTCGATGCCCAGATCGCCGAGACGGCCGTCGCCGATGCCGTAAATCCAGCCGTGGATGGTCAAGGGCTGTTCGCGGCGCCAGGCTTCCTGCACCACCGTGGTATTGGAAACGTTGATCACCTGGCGGGCCACGTTCAATTCGCACATGCGATCAAGGCGGGCAGTGGGTTCCAGGTCCGCCAGTTGCTTGCGGTGGCGCAGATACAGCTCCCGCACCTGGCGGATCCAGTTGTCGATCAGCCCGTGAGGCTGGTCTTCCATGGCGGCACGCACGCCACCACAGCCGTAATGCCCCACCACCATGACATGCTTGATCTTGAGCACTTCCACGGCGAACTGCAGCACCGAGAGCAGATTGAAATCAGTGTGATGCACCAGATTGGCCACATTGCGGTGCACGAACAGCTCACCGGGCATCAGGCCGACGATTTCATTGGCCGGGACACGGGAATCGGCACAGCCGATCCACAGGAATTCCGGGTTCTGCTGGCCTACCAGAGTACGGAAGAAACCGGGATGCTCTTCCTCGATCTGATGACGCCACTGTTCGTTGTTGGTGAAAAGCTGCGGCAGGGTTTTCATGGTCGGGCATTCTCCATATCCGACCCCCATGATGCCGGAACGGCTCCGTAAAGAAACGGCGAAAACCCTTTCAAAGTGTATCGGATCCGTCCGGTCCCCGGGGGAAAGGCACCAATGGCACAGGCCGGTGACGCGGCAAGCGGGACCGATTATAACGTCCGGGGCGCTGGCGCGCAGCCGGGCGGCGATTGGTCACGGCCGTCGCTGCCCTGTTACCATGCCGGTATGCGGGCGCGGGGACGGTTCCCGCCCAAAATTCATCAACCCGAAAAGGGCATCCATGCAAATTGCAGACAACAAGGTGGTGGCGTTCCACTACACCCTGACCAACAACGCCGGTCAGACCATCGACTCCTCCCATCAACGGCAGGAGCCGCTGACCTATCTGCACGGTCACGGCAACATCATCCCCGGTCTGGAAAAGGCGTTGGTGGGCAAGGCAGTGGGCGACAAGCTGGACGTTACCGTGGCCCCGGAAGAAGGCTACGGCGAGCGTCACGACGGCCTGATTCAGCAGGTTCCGGCCTCCGCCTTCGAAGGCGCCGGCGATGAGCTGCAACCGGGCATGCAATTCCAGGCACAAACGGAAGCCGGCCCGCGCATCT
This sequence is a window from Alloalcanivorax dieselolei B5. Protein-coding genes within it:
- a CDS encoding FKBP-type peptidyl-prolyl cis-trans isomerase — its product is MQIADNKVVAFHYTLTNNAGQTIDSSHQRQEPLTYLHGHGNIIPGLEKALVGKAVGDKLDVTVAPEEGYGERHDGLIQQVPASAFEGAGDELQPGMQFQAQTEAGPRIFTITEVDGDQVTIDGNHPLAGETLNFAVEITDIRESSEEEQQHGHVHGPDGEDH
- a CDS encoding copper resistance protein B, coding for MKASMTLSGLLVALIAVFVGTPALAMEGMPARFGQILVDQLEARDADDGTVAAWSANAWYGGDINKLYFATEGERLMDRGGETESLETRLAWSRAFAPYWDWQLGVRRDWQPDDPNRDWVSVGVMGVAPYFFETEANLFLGESGHSELRLEAEYELLFTQRLILTPEVEASLYGKEDRDLGIGQGLATVEAGLRLRYEIRREFAPYIGVHWEKKFGDTADFARDHGEDTSDTMLVAGIRVWY
- the can gene encoding carbonate dehydratase — translated: MKTLPQLFTNNEQWRHQIEEEHPGFFRTLVGQQNPEFLWIGCADSRVPANEIVGLMPGELFVHRNVANLVHHTDFNLLSVLQFAVEVLKIKHVMVVGHYGCGGVRAAMEDQPHGLIDNWIRQVRELYLRHRKQLADLEPTARLDRMCELNVARQVINVSNTTVVQEAWRREQPLTIHGWIYGIGDGRLGDLGIEVDNNAHLRELESQEFEV